One Candidatus Poribacteria bacterium genomic region harbors:
- a CDS encoding Do family serine endopeptidase, giving the protein MFRLGTKFQIPVRVLLVLVALIVAAALVIDRGTDEFTLQTAIGQTNDTLEKSEDFLHLERANQAFIDLVAQTRPAVVQITTKMRQNRREEPRREQMSPEEEDQLRRFFGDEFFRRFFREQVPQDRNPEPLKGIGSGVIVSDDGYILTNNHVIEGTDEIKVTLANQKEYQAKLVGRDAAGTKVGGTDLALLKIDAEGLPMLRFGDSDALEVGEWVIAIGNPLNFSQTVTRGIVSAKGRTRFSGIQYGNFIQTDAPINRGNSGGALINIRGELVGINTLIATSGFTMGNIGLGFAVPSNTAQQVLPQLVKHGKVERAWLGISMENVNQELTEKLNFDAPRGAHVTAVGKGSPAEKGGIQPEDVIVEFNGEAVQDIYHLTLLVGAAEIGKSVDLTVLREGNREEQLTVKLEKRTEEVLTRLTEEQQEFFAGFQVQNLTPLYAEEYGYASDEKGVIVRGVERDSDAARQGIRPGSLVQEMEWRPIDDLETYSRLVNQLKQEKKEQVLFYVKSPHGQGGGYVTVKIPTPDR; this is encoded by the coding sequence ATGTTCAGACTTGGAACCAAATTTCAAATTCCAGTAAGAGTGCTTTTGGTGTTAGTGGCACTCATCGTCGCGGCGGCACTTGTCATTGACCGAGGGACAGATGAGTTTACATTACAAACCGCAATCGGACAAACGAACGACACACTTGAAAAATCGGAAGATTTTCTGCACTTAGAACGAGCGAATCAAGCGTTTATTGACTTAGTAGCACAGACGCGACCTGCTGTCGTACAAATTACAACGAAAATGAGACAAAATAGGCGCGAGGAACCACGAAGAGAACAGATGTCGCCCGAAGAGGAGGACCAGCTTAGACGCTTTTTCGGGGATGAGTTTTTCAGACGCTTTTTTAGAGAACAGGTGCCGCAGGACAGGAATCCTGAACCCCTTAAAGGTATCGGCTCTGGGGTGATTGTCAGTGATGATGGTTATATCCTTACCAATAACCATGTCATTGAAGGCACCGATGAAATTAAAGTTACCTTAGCAAACCAGAAAGAATATCAGGCGAAACTTGTTGGACGAGATGCCGCCGGAACCAAGGTCGGTGGTACTGACTTGGCACTTCTGAAAATTGATGCTGAAGGACTTCCTATGCTTCGATTCGGCGACTCGGACGCGCTTGAGGTTGGTGAATGGGTTATAGCAATCGGTAATCCGCTTAATTTCTCACAAACTGTAACGCGCGGTATTGTGAGTGCAAAGGGACGGACAAGGTTTAGCGGCATTCAATACGGTAACTTCATTCAAACGGATGCTCCTATTAACCGCGGAAACAGCGGCGGTGCCCTCATAAACATCCGCGGCGAATTAGTGGGTATTAATACGCTAATTGCCACCAGCGGTTTTACCATGGGAAATATCGGTCTCGGCTTTGCTGTTCCGAGTAATACGGCACAACAGGTCTTGCCACAACTTGTTAAACACGGTAAGGTAGAACGCGCTTGGCTCGGCATTAGTATGGAAAATGTTAATCAGGAATTGACAGAAAAATTAAACTTTGACGCGCCGCGCGGTGCCCACGTCACAGCAGTTGGTAAAGGCAGTCCTGCTGAAAAAGGTGGCATTCAGCCTGAAGACGTTATTGTTGAATTTAATGGTGAAGCAGTCCAAGATATATATCATCTGACGCTTCTTGTGGGTGCAGCGGAGATAGGCAAGTCTGTTGATCTGACTGTCCTCCGAGAGGGCAATCGGGAAGAACAGTTAACTGTTAAATTAGAGAAACGCACAGAAGAAGTTCTTACGAGACTCACCGAGGAACAACAGGAATTCTTTGCAGGTTTTCAGGTGCAAAACCTGACTCCGTTGTATGCTGAGGAATACGGTTATGCGTCGGATGAAAAAGGTGTGATTGTCAGGGGTGTTGAACGCGACAGTGATGCGGCGAGGCAGGGTATCAGACCGGGATCCCTCGTTCAAGAAATGGAATGGAGACCGATTGATGACCTTGAGACCTATTCACGTCTTGTGAATCAATTGAAGCAAGAAAAGAAAGAACAGGTGCTCTTCTATGTCAAATCGCCTCACGGACAGGGTGGTGGGTATGTTACAGTAAAGATTCCCACACCTGACCGGTAA
- the rpmF gene encoding 50S ribosomal protein L32 yields the protein MAHPKRKTSKAKKRSRRSHHALYDKATSVCSYCGETIISHRVCSECGHYNGRPVLKSADEA from the coding sequence ATGGCACACCCAAAACGGAAAACGTCAAAAGCGAAAAAAAGATCGCGGCGGAGCCATCACGCGCTCTATGATAAAGCCACAAGTGTCTGTTCATACTGTGGGGAGACGATTATTTCTCACCGAGTCTGTTCCGAATGTGGACATTATAATGGGCGACCCGTGCTGAAATCCGCGGACGAGGCATAA
- a CDS encoding sugar phosphate isomerase/epimerase — translation MATQNELSAQQIAAQLYTVREFTKTEADIAETMKKVRQLGYEAVQCSALGPIEPTALKNIVDGEGISIIATHTSYERMRDEPQSVIDEHQLWGCKHAAIGGLPGEYRTAEGYAKFAKEASEVAARLAEGGLTFSYHNHSFELERFNGRTGLEILYAESDPNYFKSELDTYWIQHGGGDPAAWIRELRGRADIIHLKDMAMQGSTQRFAEIGEGNLNWTAILTACIYAEVEWYIIEQDTCYERDPFESLDISLRNLKEMGFA, via the coding sequence ATGGCAACACAAAATGAACTGTCCGCGCAGCAAATTGCCGCGCAGCTTTATACCGTTAGGGAATTCACCAAAACCGAAGCTGACATCGCGGAGACGATGAAAAAAGTTCGGCAACTCGGATATGAGGCGGTGCAATGTTCAGCACTTGGTCCAATCGAACCCACTGCTCTGAAAAACATTGTTGATGGTGAAGGCATCAGTATCATCGCAACACATACGAGTTACGAGAGGATGCGCGATGAACCGCAATCCGTTATTGATGAACATCAACTCTGGGGATGTAAGCACGCCGCAATCGGCGGACTGCCCGGTGAATACCGAACCGCTGAAGGGTACGCTAAATTCGCAAAGGAAGCATCCGAAGTCGCAGCGCGCCTTGCCGAAGGTGGGTTGACCTTCTCCTATCACAATCATAGTTTCGAGTTGGAACGCTTTAACGGGCGTACCGGGTTAGAGATTCTGTATGCAGAAAGCGATCCGAATTATTTTAAAAGTGAATTGGATACTTATTGGATCCAGCACGGTGGTGGCGACCCAGCCGCGTGGATTCGCGAGTTAAGGGGACGCGCTGACATCATCCATCTCAAGGATATGGCGATGCAAGGCTCTACACAACGCTTCGCGGAAATTGGTGAAGGCAATCTTAATTGGACAGCTATTCTGACCGCTTGCATTTACGCAGAGGTCGAGTGGTATATTATCGAACAAGATACCTGCTACGAACGCGACCCATTTGAAAGTTTAGATATCAGCCTCAGAAACCTGAAAGAGATGGGTTTTGCTTAG
- the fabD gene encoding ACP S-malonyltransferase has protein sequence MTDNRLAFIFPGQGSQQVGMGAELAKTSPIVEAVFQEADTFWRSLPKQDGHTLSQLCFEGPEETLKQTENTQLAILTCSVATLRALNEQDVVPNVVAGHSLGEYSALVAAGVLAFSDALRLVHARASLMAEAGETQQGTMAAILGMETEQLQQLCDSTERTVNIANYNCPGQLVISGEVPAVNHIVELAKAEIGERRCRPLPVSGAFHSPLMAPAQQKFQSVLDSVTLHPPQVDIVMNVTGKLATDIDNIKHLLFQQITQPVQWEKTLYTIEETGITHFVEVGPGKVLSGLVKRTLPESSTVNVEDVKTLSLVTDKYGNGG, from the coding sequence ATGACTGATAACCGTTTGGCATTTATTTTTCCAGGACAGGGTTCACAGCAGGTAGGCATGGGGGCAGAGTTAGCGAAAACCTCTCCGATTGTCGAGGCTGTTTTTCAGGAAGCCGACACCTTTTGGCGTAGTCTACCTAAGCAAGATGGACACACCTTGAGTCAACTCTGTTTTGAGGGACCGGAAGAAACACTAAAGCAGACGGAAAATACACAACTTGCGATCTTAACCTGTAGTGTAGCCACATTGCGAGCCTTAAACGAACAGGATGTTGTCCCCAACGTGGTTGCCGGACATAGTTTAGGTGAGTATTCCGCACTTGTGGCGGCAGGTGTACTTGCGTTCTCAGATGCATTGCGCTTAGTGCACGCACGTGCGAGTCTTATGGCGGAAGCAGGTGAAACACAACAAGGCACAATGGCGGCAATCCTCGGAATGGAAACGGAGCAATTGCAGCAACTCTGTGATAGCACTGAAAGGACTGTGAACATTGCCAATTACAACTGTCCTGGGCAATTGGTAATCTCTGGAGAAGTCCCGGCAGTCAATCACATCGTTGAGCTCGCTAAAGCCGAAATTGGAGAGAGAAGGTGTCGTCCCTTGCCAGTGAGTGGTGCGTTTCACTCGCCACTGATGGCACCTGCACAACAAAAGTTTCAATCTGTGCTTGACTCGGTGACATTGCATCCGCCACAAGTGGATATCGTGATGAATGTGACGGGCAAACTTGCAACAGACATAGACAATATTAAACATCTCTTATTTCAGCAGATAACACAACCCGTCCAGTGGGAAAAGACACTGTATACTATTGAGGAAACCGGTATCACACATTTTGTAGAGGTGGGTCCCGGGAAGGTTCTATCTGGCTTGGTAAAACGAACACTTCCCGAAAGTAGCACAGTGAATGTTGAAGATGTTAAGACGCTATCTCTCGTAACAGATAAATATGGAAATGGTGGATAA
- the acpP gene encoding acyl carrier protein, producing MATNQERLIEIIAKQLGVDEDNVTPDSSFMEDLGADSLDTVELVMALEEEFDIEIPDSDAEKIQTVQDALSYLDEHV from the coding sequence ATGGCAACAAACCAAGAACGCCTTATCGAAATTATTGCGAAACAACTCGGTGTTGATGAAGATAACGTCACTCCAGATTCCTCTTTCATGGAAGACCTGGGGGCTGATTCGCTTGATACCGTTGAGTTAGTTATGGCACTTGAAGAGGAATTCGATATCGAAATCCCTGACAGCGATGCTGAAAAAATTCAGACTGTCCAAGATGCCTTGAGTTACCTGGACGAACATGTGTAG
- the fabF gene encoding beta-ketoacyl-ACP synthase II: MERVVITGIGVVNAIGNTKEEYWDALASGKNGIGPLTYFDASEHRTQIAGEVKDFQAEQYMDRRAASRLPLFIQYALAAAIMAHEDAGLDLDKVDPYRAGVQIGSGIGGIGVLEDNAKILAEKGAKRVSPFLVPYMIINMAAGQISIHFNLKGPNATSVTACASANHSMGDSFRMIQRGEADMMFTGGTESAITPLAFAGFCSMRAMSERNDEPERASRPFTKDRDGFVMGDGAGVLILESLSHAQKRGAYIYAEIIGYGMTSDAHDMVSPPENGEGAAKAMEFALQDAELSLDAVDYINAHGTSTPIGDVAETNAIKTLFGEQAYKIPVSSTKSMVGHLLGAAGAVELIACLGAMEKGFLPPTINYDMPDEDCDLDYVPNESRDANVEVALSNAFGFGGHNTSIAIRKFSG, encoded by the coding sequence GTGGAGCGTGTAGTTATTACAGGAATCGGTGTCGTCAATGCTATTGGCAACACGAAAGAAGAATATTGGGATGCGCTTGCCAGCGGTAAAAACGGAATCGGACCTTTAACCTATTTTGATGCCTCTGAGCATCGCACCCAAATCGCCGGAGAAGTAAAGGATTTTCAGGCGGAACAGTACATGGATCGCCGCGCCGCGTCCAGGCTACCGCTGTTTATTCAGTACGCGCTTGCTGCTGCAATCATGGCGCACGAGGATGCGGGTTTGGACCTTGATAAAGTTGATCCTTATCGTGCCGGTGTGCAAATCGGCTCTGGGATCGGAGGCATCGGTGTCCTTGAAGACAACGCAAAAATCCTTGCCGAAAAGGGTGCCAAACGCGTGAGTCCATTCCTTGTACCGTACATGATTATCAACATGGCAGCAGGACAGATATCAATCCACTTTAATCTCAAAGGTCCTAATGCTACATCTGTCACTGCATGTGCAAGTGCGAATCATTCCATGGGTGATTCGTTCCGTATGATTCAGCGCGGTGAAGCAGATATGATGTTTACTGGCGGCACAGAATCAGCGATTACCCCCTTAGCTTTTGCCGGATTCTGTTCGATGCGTGCCATGTCAGAGCGTAACGATGAACCTGAACGCGCCTCGCGGCCGTTTACGAAGGACAGGGACGGCTTTGTTATGGGTGATGGCGCGGGTGTATTAATCCTTGAATCGCTATCGCATGCCCAAAAACGCGGTGCTTATATCTATGCGGAAATAATCGGCTACGGAATGACCTCAGATGCCCACGATATGGTAAGTCCACCTGAAAACGGTGAAGGCGCGGCGAAAGCGATGGAATTCGCACTCCAAGATGCTGAATTATCATTAGATGCCGTCGATTATATCAATGCTCACGGCACTTCTACACCGATTGGTGATGTCGCTGAAACAAACGCCATCAAAACCCTGTTCGGCGAACAAGCATATAAAATTCCCGTTAGTTCTACCAAATCAATGGTGGGTCATCTACTCGGTGCTGCAGGGGCTGTGGAACTCATCGCTTGCTTGGGTGCGATGGAGAAAGGTTTCCTACCACCAACTATCAACTACGATATGCCGGACGAAGATTGTGACCTGGACTACGTCCCAAATGAAAGCCGTGACGCGAACGTTGAAGTTGCGCTCTCCAACGCCTTCGGTTTCGGTGGTCACAACACCT
- a CDS encoding homoserine dehydrogenase, whose product MDKSCINVGILGWGTVGTGVSKILINQNALIAKNSGTELCLKKIVKRTLPATRQGVELPIDCLTTDPAEVVDNPDIDIVVELIGGVTEAHSLIKRALQNGKHVVTANKALLAEHGGELFQLASEHQVSLNFEASTAGGIPIIKTLQESFAGNQIHSLYGIVNGTCNYILTEMHERAVDFSEVLKAAQDMGYAEADPTLDVEGIDAAQKLILLIALAYRCNISLPQFHVEGITNITQKEIQYARELGYVIKLLAIAKLNDGNRVEARVHPTLVPERSLLANVGGAFNAVCVIGDAVGPTLFYGQGAGEMPTASAVVADIIDAAKSVQQGVSTPISRAWFAGSQAEVGICSIDDIETRYYLRFVVADRPGVLAKIGTVLGNWQISIASVIQKDPHGMETVSLVMLTHKAREKNMKAALAEIYTLEDVKDEAQLIRIEEEVDF is encoded by the coding sequence GTGGATAAGTCGTGTATTAATGTTGGCATCTTAGGATGGGGTACTGTCGGCACCGGTGTTTCCAAAATTCTGATAAATCAGAACGCCCTCATCGCCAAAAATAGTGGCACAGAATTATGCCTAAAAAAAATAGTGAAACGGACGCTACCCGCAACACGTCAAGGCGTTGAGCTCCCTATAGATTGTTTGACGACCGACCCGGCGGAAGTCGTTGACAACCCGGATATCGATATCGTTGTCGAACTTATCGGCGGTGTTACGGAAGCGCATTCCCTCATCAAGCGCGCCCTCCAAAACGGCAAACATGTCGTCACAGCAAACAAAGCCCTCCTTGCTGAACACGGTGGTGAACTGTTTCAACTGGCTTCCGAACATCAAGTTAGCCTTAATTTTGAAGCAAGCACGGCAGGCGGCATCCCGATTATCAAAACGCTTCAGGAGAGTTTTGCAGGCAACCAGATTCACTCCCTTTACGGTATTGTGAACGGCACGTGTAACTACATTTTGACGGAAATGCACGAGCGCGCGGTGGACTTTTCAGAAGTCCTCAAAGCCGCACAAGACATGGGATATGCCGAAGCCGATCCAACGCTTGACGTTGAAGGAATTGACGCTGCGCAGAAACTCATCCTTCTGATTGCCCTTGCCTATCGGTGCAACATCTCGCTCCCACAATTCCATGTCGAAGGTATTACAAACATTACCCAAAAAGAGATTCAATACGCCCGCGAACTCGGTTACGTCATCAAGCTGCTCGCCATTGCGAAGTTAAATGATGGGAATCGTGTGGAAGCACGCGTGCATCCGACACTCGTGCCGGAGCGGAGTTTGCTTGCGAACGTCGGCGGTGCATTCAATGCGGTTTGTGTCATTGGCGATGCAGTCGGTCCGACGCTCTTTTACGGACAGGGTGCCGGTGAGATGCCAACAGCGAGTGCTGTTGTCGCTGACATCATTGATGCCGCGAAATCTGTGCAACAAGGCGTGAGCACGCCGATTTCACGCGCATGGTTTGCCGGCTCACAGGCAGAGGTCGGGATATGTTCTATTGACGATATAGAGACACGCTACTACCTCCGTTTTGTTGTTGCTGACCGTCCTGGAGTTCTCGCGAAAATCGGTACTGTTCTGGGGAATTGGCAGATTAGTATCGCTTCCGTCATTCAAAAAGATCCGCACGGTATGGAGACGGTGTCACTCGTTATGTTGACACACAAAGCACGCGAAAAGAACATGAAAGCCGCGCTCGCTGAGATCTACACGCTTGAAGATGTGAAAGACGAAGCACAACTCATCAGAATTGAAGAAGAAGTTGATTTCTAA
- the fabG gene encoding 3-oxoacyl-ACP reductase FabG has product MDATTERSAFREDLLSGKTAIVTGASRGIGAAIAQRLCEAGANVVLCSRSAEAVTQIAETLQKKGYTTLSMAADISQKADVEELIEKTIAQFSQIDILVNNAGITRDTLLMRLKDEDWDAVLQTNLTGTMYCTRAVLRPMIRQKSGRIINISSVVGLTGNAGQANYAAAKAGIIGFTKATAKEVGARGITVNAIAPGFITTDMTAQISEDNQKQLLGLIPLREFGHPEDVADAACFLASDAARYITGQILQVDGGMVM; this is encoded by the coding sequence ATGGACGCGACAACCGAGCGGAGTGCCTTTAGAGAAGATTTACTCAGCGGCAAAACGGCTATCGTTACAGGCGCGTCGCGAGGTATCGGCGCGGCGATTGCACAGAGACTCTGTGAAGCCGGTGCGAACGTCGTTCTCTGCTCACGTTCTGCTGAGGCGGTCACACAAATTGCTGAAACGCTGCAGAAGAAAGGCTACACCACACTCTCAATGGCTGCCGACATCTCCCAAAAGGCAGATGTTGAAGAACTTATTGAAAAAACAATTGCACAGTTTTCACAAATTGACATTCTCGTGAACAATGCGGGTATCACCCGCGATACGCTGCTCATGCGGCTCAAAGATGAAGATTGGGATGCAGTGTTACAGACGAATCTGACTGGCACAATGTACTGTACGCGCGCAGTCCTTCGCCCTATGATACGCCAGAAAAGTGGGCGCATTATCAACATCTCGTCAGTTGTTGGATTGACGGGAAACGCAGGACAAGCGAATTATGCTGCGGCGAAAGCTGGTATCATCGGATTTACAAAGGCAACAGCGAAAGAAGTTGGTGCTCGCGGTATTACCGTAAACGCTATCGCCCCGGGTTTCATCACAACAGACATGACGGCACAAATCTCGGAAGATAATCAGAAACAACTGCTTGGACTAATCCCACTACGGGAGTTTGGACATCCAGAAGATGTAGCGGACGCTGCCTGTTTTTTGGCTTCAGATGCTGCACGCTATATCACCGGTCAAATACTTCAGGTCGACGGGGGCATGGTGATGTAA
- a CDS encoding ketoacyl-ACP synthase III: MTQLRHAAITGTGSYLPEQVVTNLDLEKMVDTTDEWIQQRTGIVERRIAEEDVATSDLCIHAARWAIKNAHIDPLDIDMILVATVTPDTFFPSTACYVQKGIGAKDASAMDISAACAGFLYGLDLADGMIKSGRCDTILVIGGEIFNNIIDWNDRSTCVLFGDGAGAAIVQATDEPKGILASYIGSDGDYADIDLLGIPAGGSRMPVTAEAIDQKLDKLQMNGREVFKLGVRLMPEAAQRVLREADVSVEEIDLLIPHQANLRIIEAVGDRLGVPREKVYINVDKYGNTSAATIIIALDEAIREGRAKPGDLLLFVTFGAGLTWGSTLLRL, from the coding sequence ATGACGCAACTTCGACATGCAGCCATCACAGGAACGGGGTCTTATCTCCCTGAACAGGTTGTTACCAACCTTGATCTCGAGAAAATGGTTGATACAACTGACGAATGGATTCAGCAACGAACAGGGATTGTTGAGAGGCGTATTGCTGAAGAGGATGTCGCTACCTCGGATCTCTGTATTCATGCCGCACGATGGGCTATTAAAAATGCACATATTGATCCGCTTGACATCGACATGATTCTCGTCGCGACGGTTACGCCCGACACATTTTTTCCCTCAACAGCGTGCTATGTCCAGAAAGGTATCGGTGCAAAGGACGCTTCGGCAATGGATATATCTGCCGCATGCGCAGGTTTCCTCTATGGACTTGATTTAGCTGACGGAATGATTAAATCTGGACGATGCGACACCATTCTTGTCATCGGTGGTGAGATCTTCAACAACATCATTGACTGGAACGATAGAAGCACATGTGTCCTCTTTGGAGACGGTGCTGGCGCGGCTATTGTGCAAGCCACAGACGAACCCAAAGGTATCCTCGCATCCTATATTGGCTCTGACGGAGATTACGCCGACATCGACCTTCTCGGTATCCCCGCAGGCGGTTCCAGAATGCCAGTCACCGCTGAAGCGATTGATCAGAAGTTAGACAAGCTCCAGATGAATGGACGAGAAGTCTTTAAATTAGGTGTCCGACTCATGCCAGAAGCCGCTCAACGCGTGCTTCGTGAGGCTGATGTCAGCGTAGAAGAGATCGATCTCTTAATCCCCCATCAAGCGAATCTTCGCATCATTGAAGCAGTGGGAGATAGGCTCGGTGTGCCGCGAGAGAAGGTTTATATCAATGTTGACAAATACGGTAACACCTCTGCAGCAACGATCATCATAGCATTAGATGAAGCAATTCGCGAAGGTCGCGCAAAACCGGGAGATCTTCTCCTATTTGTGACTTTTGGCGCAGGTTTGACGTGGGGAAGCACACTTCTAAGATTATAG
- a CDS encoding zinc-binding alcohol dehydrogenase: MKAQRVVWPDRAKVEVETFALPPVGDDEVLVATECTLISPGTERAFLLGLPNAQGRYPSRPGYSNIGRVIEVGKAVADCEIGDRVASTQGHTSHFVTSPSRLLKVASPDVPAEETVFFNLGAIALQGVRKARIELGEATLVLGQGLIGLLAMQLSKLSGALPVIAADLTDSRLDLSKRVGADYTFNPEDADFSEQLGNLTEGSGPAVVIEATGHPDAISTALDVAGRDARVVLLASTRGETPSVNFYRDVHKKGLILYGAHNSIRPRQESSPNFWTLEDDSVLLLSLITHKRFDVSPLISHRVPGEDAPKAYQLLMEWNPGLLGVVLQWNNSM; this comes from the coding sequence ATGAAAGCACAACGGGTCGTTTGGCCTGATCGCGCTAAAGTTGAGGTTGAAACGTTCGCGTTACCGCCTGTCGGAGATGATGAAGTACTTGTCGCTACGGAATGCACACTCATCAGTCCCGGCACGGAGCGAGCGTTTTTGTTAGGACTCCCAAATGCCCAAGGAAGATACCCATCCCGCCCGGGTTACAGTAATATCGGCAGGGTGATAGAGGTCGGCAAAGCAGTCGCCGACTGTGAAATAGGGGATCGCGTTGCTTCGACCCAAGGACATACAAGCCATTTTGTGACTTCACCGAGTCGTTTGTTGAAGGTGGCATCGCCTGATGTTCCGGCTGAAGAAACCGTCTTTTTTAACCTTGGTGCGATTGCATTGCAAGGGGTTCGGAAGGCGCGAATCGAATTGGGTGAAGCGACGTTGGTCTTGGGACAAGGACTTATCGGTTTGTTGGCAATGCAGCTCTCAAAACTGAGTGGTGCACTGCCAGTCATTGCCGCAGACCTCACCGATAGCCGTCTTGACCTCTCTAAACGTGTGGGAGCGGACTACACCTTCAACCCTGAAGATGCCGATTTCTCCGAACAATTGGGTAACCTTACGGAAGGTAGTGGTCCCGCAGTTGTTATTGAGGCAACTGGACACCCGGATGCGATTAGTACCGCTTTGGATGTCGCGGGCAGAGATGCACGGGTGGTACTTCTGGCAAGTACCCGCGGCGAGACACCGAGTGTGAACTTCTATCGGGATGTACACAAAAAAGGTCTTATTCTTTATGGGGCGCACAATTCTATCCGCCCGCGTCAAGAGTCGTCACCGAACTTCTGGACACTTGAAGATGACAGTGTATTACTGTTATCGCTCATTACACATAAGCGTTTCGACGTTTCTCCATTGATTAGTCACCGCGTCCCTGGAGAAGACGCACCGAAGGCATATCAACTTCTTATGGAATGGAACCCTGGCTTACTTGGTGTCGTTCTTCAATGGAACAACAGCATGTAG
- a CDS encoding DUF1232 domain-containing protein, with product MFNSFFFGGKSRGSFRFFRLLLHLPNFVKLAWRLFIDERVPVYRKAILVLAELLAVIFAVAYLLNPLDFDFLPILGRIDDLIVGAFVILVPGAWLFIRLCPEHIVREHVDRISRKE from the coding sequence ATGTTTAACTCTTTTTTCTTCGGTGGTAAAAGTCGAGGATCCTTTCGATTTTTCCGCCTCCTTCTTCATCTTCCAAATTTCGTCAAATTGGCGTGGCGACTGTTTATTGATGAACGCGTTCCGGTCTATCGGAAGGCGATTCTTGTGCTTGCCGAATTATTAGCTGTTATATTCGCTGTTGCGTACTTGCTGAATCCACTCGATTTTGATTTTCTCCCCATCCTTGGTCGTATTGACGATCTTATCGTTGGTGCTTTTGTGATTCTTGTGCCGGGGGCATGGCTTTTTATTCGTCTCTGTCCAGAGCACATTGTCCGTGAACATGTAGATCGAATTTCGCGTAAAGAGTGA
- a CDS encoding DUF177 domain-containing protein, whose translation MKEGIRNTLVFDMKDFRDEDFKEYEAVVPSASLDLTYEEAKFIDPLSCTATLFRQEDDNIYVTADITTTLLVECRRCINPFEVDLTATLDLLFSIGNESSEQEEDGERYYDGETLNISEDVRQALVLEIPAWPLCSEACKGLCPECGTELNTAECSCELTSETPVSAANPFSVLSKMLDNS comes from the coding sequence ATGAAGGAAGGCATAAGAAATACGTTAGTGTTCGATATGAAAGACTTTCGAGATGAGGACTTCAAGGAATACGAAGCAGTTGTGCCGTCCGCATCCCTTGATTTGACTTATGAAGAGGCAAAATTTATCGATCCACTGTCATGTACAGCTACTCTTTTTCGCCAAGAGGACGACAATATTTATGTGACAGCCGATATTACCACAACGCTTTTGGTAGAATGTCGACGCTGTATTAATCCTTTTGAGGTGGACCTAACGGCGACACTTGATCTGTTATTCTCCATTGGTAACGAATCCTCGGAACAGGAGGAAGACGGGGAGCGATACTATGACGGAGAAACGTTAAATATTTCAGAAGATGTCCGGCAGGCACTTGTCCTTGAAATACCGGCATGGCCCCTTTGTTCTGAAGCCTGTAAAGGTTTATGTCCTGAATGTGGCACCGAACTTAATACGGCGGAATGCTCTTGTGAGCTAACGAGTGAGACCCCGGTATCTGCCGCTAATCCATTTTCAGTCCTTTCAAAAATGTTGGATAACAGTTGA